From one Candidatus Methylomirabilota bacterium genomic stretch:
- the rsmB gene encoding 16S rRNA (cytosine(967)-C(5))-methyltransferase RsmB: MRRSGPADPRPARPPGSTPRASARAVALEILRRVETDRAYPDLLLDRLPGRAGLEVRDRALATELVYGALRWQRLLDWHLARVSHRPLAELTSWVRALLRLSAYQLAFLDRIPPWAVVDEAVELAKGRRSPGAAAFVNGVLRALAPRPRPWPEPTPTPLEDPIEALALRTSHPTWLVRRWVARYGAAEAEALARALNARPPLTLRVNPLRATSDAVAGALRAQGASPVPSRYAPEGLVVTDAGDPRALEPLRAGWCAVQDEAAMLVGHVVDPQPGETVADVCAAPGTKTTHLAQLMANRGRILATDRHPGRVARLRAACLLMGATIVEPHERGVEALAREVGAVCDRVLVDAPCSNLGVLRRNPDGKWRRQEGDLAGLAAVQGAILDAAATLVRPGGVLVYATCSLEPEENEAVVAAFRARCPAFAPDPIPEAVPAACRAAPEMLRMVPHRHGSDGFTALRLRRQA, encoded by the coding sequence GTGCGCCGATCCGGGCCCGCTGACCCGCGTCCGGCGCGACCGCCGGGCTCGACCCCCCGGGCCTCGGCGCGCGCGGTAGCGCTCGAGATCCTGCGCCGGGTCGAGACGGATCGGGCGTACCCCGACCTGCTGCTCGATCGGCTGCCCGGGCGCGCCGGGCTCGAGGTCCGGGACCGCGCCCTCGCGACCGAGCTGGTCTACGGGGCCCTCCGGTGGCAGCGCCTGCTCGACTGGCACCTCGCGCGCGTCTCACACCGTCCGCTCGCCGAGCTGACGAGCTGGGTTCGCGCGCTCCTGCGTCTCTCGGCCTACCAGCTCGCCTTTCTCGATCGGATCCCGCCCTGGGCGGTGGTGGACGAGGCCGTCGAGCTGGCCAAGGGCCGGCGCTCGCCGGGAGCAGCGGCCTTCGTCAACGGCGTCTTGCGCGCGCTCGCGCCCCGTCCCCGGCCGTGGCCCGAGCCGACGCCGACCCCGCTCGAGGATCCGATCGAGGCGCTCGCCCTCCGCACCTCGCACCCGACCTGGCTCGTCCGCCGCTGGGTCGCCCGGTATGGCGCCGCCGAGGCCGAGGCCCTGGCCCGCGCGCTGAACGCGCGCCCACCGCTCACGCTGCGCGTGAACCCGCTCCGGGCGACCTCCGACGCGGTCGCCGGCGCGCTCCGGGCCCAGGGGGCCTCCCCGGTCCCGTCCCGGTATGCCCCCGAGGGGCTCGTCGTGACCGACGCGGGCGACCCACGGGCCCTCGAGCCGCTCCGCGCCGGCTGGTGCGCCGTGCAGGACGAGGCGGCGATGCTGGTCGGCCACGTCGTGGATCCGCAACCCGGCGAGACCGTGGCAGACGTCTGCGCCGCGCCCGGCACCAAGACGACCCACCTCGCCCAGCTCATGGCGAACCGGGGCCGGATCCTGGCCACCGACCGCCACCCCGGACGGGTGGCGCGGCTCCGGGCCGCCTGTCTCCTCATGGGCGCGACGATCGTGGAGCCGCACGAGCGCGGCGTCGAGGCCCTGGCGCGGGAGGTCGGCGCGGTCTGCGACCGCGTGCTGGTGGACGCCCCCTGCTCGAACCTCGGCGTGCTGCGGCGGAACCCCGACGGGAAATGGCGGCGGCAGGAGGGAGACCTGGCCGGGCTCGCGGCGGTGCAGGGGGCCATCCTCGACGCGGCGGCCACGCTGGTCCGCCCCGGTGGCGTGCTCGTCTACGCCACGTGCTCCCTCGAGCCGGAGGAAAACGAGGCGGTCGTCGCCGCGTTCCGCGCGCGGTGTCCCGCCTTCGCCCCGGATCCGATTCCCGAGGCGGTGCCCGCCGCCTGCCGGGCGGCGCCCGAGATGCTGCGCATGGTCCCCCACCGGCACGGCTCGGATGGCTTCACCGCGCTGCGCCTGAGGAGACAGGCATGA
- the def gene encoding peptide deformylase — MAILPVRLYGDPVLRRRAAPVTAGTPEVDRLIDDMVETMYAQIGIGLAAPQVGVGLRLLVLDEGKGVARPYLNPVIVEEGGEDMGEEGCLSLPGIFADVVRSEWVVVEAQDGTGAPIRQQAAGLKARVIQHEIDHLDGILFIDRLDKVTRDRIKRRIKRDGFSEDAHAGALAL, encoded by the coding sequence ATGGCGATTCTCCCGGTACGCCTCTACGGCGATCCCGTGCTCCGCCGGCGGGCGGCGCCGGTCACCGCCGGGACGCCGGAGGTCGACCGCCTGATCGACGACATGGTCGAGACCATGTATGCCCAGATCGGCATCGGGCTCGCCGCCCCTCAGGTCGGCGTGGGCCTTCGACTCCTCGTCCTGGACGAGGGCAAAGGCGTCGCGCGACCATACCTCAACCCCGTCATCGTCGAGGAGGGAGGCGAGGACATGGGGGAGGAGGGCTGCCTGTCGCTGCCCGGGATCTTCGCCGACGTCGTCCGCTCCGAGTGGGTCGTGGTCGAGGCCCAGGACGGCACCGGCGCGCCGATTCGGCAGCAGGCTGCCGGCCTGAAGGCCCGCGTCATCCAGCACGAGATCGACCACCTGGACGGAATCCTCTTCATCGATCGCCTCGACAAGGTGACCCGGGATCGCATCAAGCGCCGGATCAAGCGGGACGGGTTTTCGGAGGACGCCCACGCGGGCGCACTCGCGCTCTAG
- the rpe gene encoding ribulose-phosphate 3-epimerase, which translates to MIKIAPSILAADYAVLAEEIARVEAGGADQIHVDVMDGHFVPNITIGIPVVEAIRKRTRLPLDLHLMIENADAYLEAFVRAGGDALTVHVEACPHLHRTLGRIRELGARAGVALNPATPVTALEYAFDSADLVLVMSVNPGFGGQAFIPGTYGKLRDLRSRLGERALEVSVDGGVKLEHCRPLVAHGATTLVAGSAIFGAADPAAEVRRLRAAALGDSHRA; encoded by the coding sequence ATGATCAAGATCGCTCCCTCCATCCTGGCCGCCGACTATGCCGTGCTCGCCGAGGAGATCGCGCGCGTGGAGGCGGGGGGCGCCGACCAGATTCACGTCGACGTGATGGACGGGCACTTCGTTCCCAACATCACCATCGGGATCCCCGTGGTGGAGGCGATCCGCAAGCGGACCCGGCTCCCGCTGGATCTCCACCTCATGATCGAGAACGCCGACGCCTATCTCGAGGCGTTCGTGCGGGCCGGGGGCGATGCGCTGACGGTCCACGTCGAGGCCTGCCCGCATCTCCACCGGACGCTCGGCCGCATCCGTGAGCTGGGGGCCCGGGCGGGGGTGGCGCTGAACCCGGCAACACCGGTGACCGCCCTCGAGTACGCCTTCGACAGCGCGGACCTGGTGCTGGTGATGTCCGTCAATCCGGGATTCGGCGGGCAGGCCTTCATCCCCGGGACCTACGGCAAGCTGCGCGACCTCCGGAGCCGGCTCGGCGAACGCGCCCTCGAGGTCTCGGTGGACGGCGGCGTCAAGCTCGAGCACTGCCGGCCGCTGGTGGCCCACGGCGCGACGACCCTGGTCGCCGGCTCGGCGATCTTCGGCGCGGCCGACCCGGCGGCCGAGGTCCGGCGCCTGCGCGCGGCCGCCCTCGGGGACAGTCACCGCGCTTGA
- the fmt gene encoding methionyl-tRNA formyltransferase produces the protein MRVLFYGTPAFALPTLRALLARHTVVAVVTQPDRPAGRGRQPRASPVKELARSYDLPVVQPERLRDPGWAERLRVFEPEVAVVAAFGQILPRGVLEVPARGSINVHASLLPRYRGAAPVAWAIIRGERETGITTFMMDEGMDTGPILLQRAVAIGPEETAGELAARLADLGAMLLLETLEGLPTLSPTPQAHEAATLAPRLRKEDGLLDWTHPAVELVARVRGLNPWPGAQTQSPTGRLLVWRARALEGSGEPGVLTAVGPTLAVGAGAGLLEPVEVQPENRRAMAWETFLRGARLRPGAAFGAPIRAR, from the coding sequence ATGCGCGTCCTCTTCTACGGAACTCCCGCCTTCGCTCTCCCGACTCTTCGCGCGCTTCTCGCGCGCCACACCGTCGTCGCGGTCGTCACCCAGCCCGACCGCCCCGCGGGACGAGGACGGCAGCCGCGAGCCTCGCCGGTCAAGGAGCTGGCCCGGAGCTACGACCTCCCCGTTGTCCAGCCCGAGCGACTCCGCGACCCCGGATGGGCCGAGCGGCTCCGGGTCTTCGAGCCCGAGGTGGCGGTCGTCGCGGCGTTCGGGCAGATTCTGCCGCGGGGCGTCCTCGAGGTGCCGGCGCGAGGATCGATCAACGTCCATGCGTCGCTCCTCCCGCGGTATCGGGGCGCGGCCCCGGTGGCCTGGGCGATCATCCGGGGAGAACGGGAGACGGGCATCACCACGTTCATGATGGATGAAGGGATGGATACGGGACCGATCCTGCTCCAGCGGGCGGTGGCTATCGGTCCGGAGGAGACGGCCGGAGAGCTGGCCGCGCGCCTCGCCGACCTCGGCGCGATGCTCCTGCTCGAGACCCTCGAGGGGCTCCCGACGCTCTCACCGACGCCCCAGGCGCACGAGGCGGCGACCCTGGCCCCGCGGCTCCGAAAGGAGGACGGTCTGCTCGACTGGACGCACCCCGCCGTGGAGCTGGTGGCCCGCGTCCGCGGCCTGAACCCGTGGCCCGGCGCCCAGACCCAGAGCCCGACCGGACGGCTCCTGGTCTGGCGGGCGCGCGCCCTGGAGGGGTCGGGCGAGCCCGGGGTCCTGACCGCCGTGGGGCCGACGCTCGCCGTCGGCGCGGGCGCGGGGCTGCTGGAGCCCGTCGAGGTCCAGCCCGAGAACCGGCGCGCGATGGCCTGGGAGACCTTCTTGCGCGGAGCGCGGCTCCGCCCGGGCGCCGCCTTCGGTGCGCCGATCCGGGCCCGCTGA